In Prochlorococcus marinus str. MIT 1214, one DNA window encodes the following:
- the larC gene encoding nickel pincer cofactor biosynthesis protein LarC — MKSIFIDCSLGIAGDMLASALLDLGVPQSIFLDNLVSLNIDKNYDLQFKEGDSKGIKGIVCKKNKTQLHELPRSLKEIKNLLLDSNLNDYVKKKSIKVFEILAQAEAIVHGNEISDVHFHELGSMDSILDIVNVCSAIDFLKPDQIYFSNPPSGKGIVSTSHGPLPVPVPTVLEIARQNKIPLTVLDDKYFGEITTPTGIALIASFIDKFGQPDKINIKKIGIGLGSKNISRPNFLRVLLIDMNNDNKENNNKPIYETIISQEAWIDDSTPEDIVILIERLRDAGAIDVVCYSVDMKKNRKGICIKAILYPNHQDLMREVWFNYSTTIGIRENKISRWILPRRTASHKTKFGTVNVKQVMRPNGHSSIKIEHNDLTKITLNTGLPIEEIRQKIFIELSDFYELDDCSY; from the coding sequence ATGAAATCTATTTTTATTGATTGTAGCCTTGGAATAGCTGGAGATATGCTCGCATCTGCATTATTAGATTTGGGTGTTCCACAATCTATTTTCTTGGATAACTTAGTAAGTTTAAATATAGATAAAAATTATGATCTACAATTTAAGGAGGGAGATAGTAAAGGTATAAAAGGAATTGTCTGTAAAAAAAATAAGACTCAATTGCATGAATTACCTAGAAGTCTTAAAGAAATAAAAAATTTACTTCTTGATTCAAACCTGAATGATTATGTGAAGAAAAAATCTATAAAGGTTTTTGAAATTCTTGCGCAAGCAGAAGCAATTGTTCATGGGAATGAAATCTCAGATGTTCATTTTCATGAACTAGGTTCAATGGATTCCATACTTGATATTGTTAATGTTTGCTCCGCTATAGACTTTTTAAAGCCAGACCAGATTTATTTTTCAAATCCACCTTCCGGAAAAGGAATCGTATCCACTTCTCATGGCCCTCTGCCTGTTCCGGTACCTACAGTTCTAGAGATTGCGAGGCAAAATAAAATCCCATTAACGGTGCTTGATGATAAATATTTTGGTGAAATAACAACCCCTACTGGTATCGCATTGATAGCAAGTTTTATAGATAAGTTTGGTCAACCAGATAAAATAAATATTAAAAAGATTGGTATTGGCTTAGGAAGTAAAAATATTTCTCGACCTAATTTCTTACGAGTTCTGCTAATAGATATGAATAACGATAATAAAGAAAATAATAACAAACCTATTTATGAGACTATAATTTCCCAGGAGGCCTGGATAGACGATTCCACTCCAGAAGATATTGTAATTTTAATTGAAAGATTGAGAGATGCAGGTGCTATAGATGTGGTTTGTTATTCGGTTGATATGAAAAAAAATAGAAAAGGTATATGTATAAAAGCTATTCTCTATCCCAATCATCAAGATTTAATGAGAGAAGTTTGGTTTAATTATAGTACAACAATTGGAATTAGAGAAAATAAGATTAGCCGGTGGATACTTCCAAGAAGAACAGCGAGCCACAAAACTAAATTTGGGACAGTTAATGTTAAACAAGTAATGAGACCAAATGGTCATAGTTCAATAAAAATAGAACATAATGATTTGACTAAAATAACTTTGAATACAGGGCTTCCTATAGAAGAGATTCGTCAGAAAATATTTATAGAATTATCTGATTTTTATGAATTAGATGATTGCTCCTACTGA
- a CDS encoding lysylphosphatidylglycerol synthase domain-containing protein: protein MKLVITLICFAFLGNSIYGNFESLLSQRINTQDILLLLWGIIFSFLSIIINAYAWKLLIHNIGCNVNKLNILKLFLSTNIYKYLPGGIWHFVSRYNTLRLELSNEKSIESILLEPILMLVAGCIFIPFRGFNVSIYILCWSSTLVFIPVFRNFLIKKVKVIKASVFTNNDKIKYRDLSHKTQIISISMFYPYKPLFVEIVFVYFRFLGFLCCINAFSIGSLISQGELISTFSLAWIIGLIVPAAPGGLGVFESVILFGLGSHLPEGPLLASLLCYRLVSTISDVFAALIYPVKKLLKV from the coding sequence ATGAAACTTGTTATCACATTAATTTGTTTTGCCTTCCTTGGGAATTCAATATATGGAAACTTTGAGTCTTTATTATCTCAGAGGATTAATACTCAAGATATATTATTACTATTATGGGGAATCATTTTTAGTTTTTTAAGTATAATTATTAATGCTTATGCATGGAAGCTTTTAATCCATAACATTGGTTGTAATGTTAATAAGTTGAATATATTAAAACTATTTTTATCTACAAATATATATAAATATTTGCCAGGAGGAATATGGCATTTTGTATCTAGATATAATACATTGCGGTTAGAGCTTTCAAATGAAAAATCAATTGAATCTATTTTATTAGAACCAATTTTAATGCTAGTTGCAGGATGTATTTTTATACCTTTTAGAGGTTTTAATGTATCTATTTATATACTTTGCTGGTCATCTACGTTAGTCTTTATACCTGTATTTAGAAATTTTCTGATCAAAAAGGTGAAGGTAATTAAGGCATCAGTTTTTACTAATAATGATAAAATTAAATATAGAGATTTATCGCATAAGACTCAAATTATTTCAATAAGTATGTTCTATCCTTATAAGCCACTATTTGTAGAGATTGTATTTGTTTACTTCCGCTTTCTGGGCTTTTTATGTTGCATAAATGCATTCTCTATTGGGTCATTAATTTCTCAAGGTGAATTAATATCTACTTTTTCCTTGGCATGGATTATTGGCCTTATAGTCCCAGCAGCACCAGGAGGTTTAGGAGTATTTGAATCTGTGATTCTATTTGGCCTTGGCTCACATTTGCCAGAGGGACCTCTTTTGGCTTCATTGCTTTGCTATCGCCTAGTTTCAACAATTTCTGATGTATTCGCAGCTTTGATTTATCCAGTTAAAAAATTACTTAAAGTTTAA
- a CDS encoding ABC transporter permease, with the protein MVLNNSRYILKYLVILLTFFILWPLFTLVIEGLSGIQKGSIYLTTYNLSEIKGTLILLILSLTLGGFLGVTNGWILANCHFKGRKILRVCQLIPFATPAYLLAATLIDLGSINSIRVTGMLWGVVIMAFTTYPYVFLLSSESFDKGCRKQIEACRTLGIDPWQSFFRISLPIALPSITAGLALMAMEIINELGAVQLLNIPSISAGILESWVEEGEPSGAIALALFSLILVFLLVAIERKSRERSKRWTDGISSGDSPKWELKGVNLCLAQVITFIPPMFTLGIPFVWAIINIDQMNQGFNTDLIGLTIRSFSLALLVSLITIFISLILSISKRWQNNQWLNILTFLSSIGYAIPGSVLALALLSLKGSIWQINILSLLIWGYSIRFIAVSKGGLDAGFERISPNIDNAAINLGKNWSEVLLKIHLPLLKGPMLVGIILVFVDTIKELPLTFILRPFDFDTLSVRIFQYAGDERLAESILPSLIIIGLGLIASLALIPSLNNRDN; encoded by the coding sequence ATGGTATTAAATAATAGTCGTTACATATTAAAGTACTTAGTAATCCTATTAACATTTTTTATTTTATGGCCGTTATTTACTCTCGTAATAGAAGGTTTATCTGGTATTCAAAAAGGTTCTATTTATTTAACCACATACAATCTTAGTGAAATAAAAGGAACGCTAATATTATTGATTCTTTCTCTAACTCTAGGAGGATTTTTAGGAGTAACTAATGGTTGGATTCTAGCCAATTGCCATTTCAAAGGGAGAAAAATTCTTAGAGTTTGCCAACTAATTCCTTTCGCAACTCCAGCTTATCTTTTAGCAGCTACACTCATTGACCTCGGCAGCATAAATTCCATCAGAGTAACCGGTATGTTGTGGGGTGTCGTAATAATGGCATTCACAACCTATCCATATGTATTTCTACTAAGTTCAGAAAGTTTTGACAAAGGTTGTAGAAAACAAATTGAGGCATGCAGAACTCTTGGGATAGATCCTTGGCAAAGTTTTTTTAGAATATCTCTGCCAATAGCACTTCCCTCGATTACTGCTGGGTTAGCTTTAATGGCGATGGAAATCATAAATGAGTTAGGTGCCGTTCAACTTTTAAATATTCCAAGTATTTCAGCTGGAATACTTGAGAGTTGGGTAGAGGAAGGTGAGCCTTCAGGTGCAATTGCTCTTGCCTTATTTAGCCTCATTTTAGTTTTTCTATTAGTTGCAATTGAACGCAAATCAAGAGAAAGAAGTAAACGATGGACAGACGGAATAAGTAGTGGAGACTCACCAAAATGGGAATTAAAAGGTGTAAATCTATGCCTTGCTCAAGTTATAACCTTTATCCCTCCAATGTTTACGTTGGGCATTCCATTTGTATGGGCAATAATAAATATTGATCAAATGAATCAAGGATTCAATACAGATTTAATTGGATTAACTATTAGAAGCTTTAGTTTAGCCTTACTTGTTTCATTAATAACGATATTTATATCATTGATTTTGTCAATTTCCAAGAGATGGCAAAATAATCAATGGCTCAATATATTGACCTTCTTGTCCAGTATTGGCTATGCAATACCTGGCTCTGTTTTAGCCCTTGCTCTTCTTTCCCTTAAAGGAAGTATCTGGCAAATAAACATATTAAGCTTACTAATCTGGGGTTATAGCATTCGATTCATAGCTGTTTCAAAAGGTGGTCTTGATGCTGGCTTTGAGAGAATTTCACCAAATATAGATAATGCAGCCATAAATCTTGGGAAGAACTGGTCAGAGGTCCTTCTCAAAATACATTTACCACTTCTCAAAGGGCCTATGTTGGTAGGTATAATTCTTGTTTTTGTTGACACAATAAAGGAATTACCACTTACTTTTATATTAAGACCATTTGATTTTGATACGCTTTCAGTACGAATATTTCAATATGCAGGAGATGAAAGATTAGCAGAATCAATATTACCTTCACTAATAATAATTGGTCTGGGGTTAATAGCATCTTTAGCCTTAATACCAAGCTTAAACAATAGAGATAACTAA
- a CDS encoding CobW family GTP-binding protein, with amino-acid sequence MDTSESNVQENIVSKTIIPITIISGFLGSGKTTLLNHILTNQKGIKTAVLVNEFGEIGIDNDLIIKTEEEMIELSNGCICCSINGELVEAIEKLINVNKNLDYIIIETTGLADPLPVAMTLLGSELRDQTRLDSIITLIDAENFNDVALESSIGRSQVIYGDILLLNKCDLVTNKNIEETISKLKEIKNDVRILKSIKGNIPLNLLLSVGLFETDLKNQKEAVHDHSHDHSHDHSHEHVDSEEDNKIEDFLSVSFQTKEPFSLRKFQYFLDNQLKSNVFRAKGILWFSESERRHVFHLAGKRISIEDSEWGEERNNQLVFIGKELDKKKILSQMNACIDK; translated from the coding sequence ATGGACACAAGTGAATCTAATGTTCAAGAAAATATTGTTTCCAAAACTATTATTCCTATTACAATTATATCAGGATTTTTAGGATCAGGAAAAACAACTTTATTAAATCATATCCTTACTAATCAGAAAGGTATAAAGACAGCTGTATTAGTTAACGAATTTGGTGAAATAGGAATTGATAATGACTTAATAATTAAAACTGAAGAAGAAATGATAGAACTAAGTAATGGATGTATTTGTTGTTCTATAAATGGTGAGTTAGTAGAAGCAATAGAAAAGTTAATCAATGTCAACAAGAACTTAGACTATATTATTATTGAAACGACAGGATTAGCCGATCCTCTTCCAGTTGCAATGACATTACTTGGAAGTGAATTAAGAGATCAAACAAGATTAGACTCTATTATAACTCTTATTGATGCTGAGAACTTTAATGATGTTGCTTTAGAAAGTTCAATAGGAAGATCCCAGGTAATCTATGGTGATATTTTACTCCTAAACAAATGTGATTTAGTAACCAATAAAAATATAGAAGAAACCATAAGCAAGTTAAAAGAAATAAAAAATGATGTGAGGATTTTAAAAAGTATTAAAGGAAATATTCCTCTTAATCTATTATTAAGTGTGGGTCTATTTGAAACTGATCTAAAAAATCAAAAAGAAGCAGTTCATGATCACTCTCATGATCACTCTCATGATCACTCTCATGAACATGTTGACTCAGAAGAAGATAATAAAATTGAAGATTTTCTTTCTGTATCTTTTCAAACTAAAGAACCTTTCTCTCTTAGAAAATTCCAATATTTTCTAGATAATCAATTAAAAAGTAATGTTTTCAGAGCAAAGGGGATCCTTTGGTTCAGCGAAAGCGAAAGAAGACATGTCTTTCACCTCGCTGGTAAAAGAATTTCTATTGAAGATAGTGAATGGGGAGAAGAAAGAAATAATCAACTTGTCTTTATTGGAAAAGAATTAGATAAAAAGAAAATACTCTCTCAAATGAATGCATGTATTGACAAATAA
- a CDS encoding 4a-hydroxytetrahydrobiopterin dehydratase — MTSLLEKHQLDYFIEKNPSWIIDNKTIKREFKFDNFIDAFGFMSKVALISEKMNHHPDWQNTYNKVKINLTTHDKGGITTNDIKLAESIDKLINT, encoded by the coding sequence ATGACATCCTTATTAGAAAAACATCAACTAGATTATTTTATAGAAAAGAATCCTTCTTGGATAATAGATAATAAAACGATAAAGAGAGAATTTAAATTTGATAATTTCATTGATGCTTTTGGCTTTATGAGCAAAGTCGCTCTTATATCTGAAAAGATGAATCATCATCCTGATTGGCAGAATACATATAATAAAGTTAAAATCAATCTAACTACTCATGACAAAGGTGGAATTACTACTAACGATATCAAGCTTGCTGAGTCTATTGATAAATTAATCAATACCTAA